The genome window CCGCGGCCGCCGCGGCCAAGGCCGACTGGGCCGCCGCCAGCCCGGCCGCCCGCGCCGCCGTCTGCCTGGAGATCCTGGCCCGGATCAACGCCCGCTCGCACGAGATGGCCCAGGCCGTCATGCACACCACCGGCCAGGCCTACGCGATGGCCTTCCAGGCCGGCGGGCCGCACGCCCAGGACCGCGGCCTGGAGGCCGTCGCCTACGCCTACGCCGAGCAGGCCAAGCTGCCCGCCCGGGCGACCTGGACCAAGCCGCAGGGCAAGCGCGACCCGCTCGTCCTGACCAAGGACTTCGTCACCGTGCCGCGCGGCACCGCGGTGGTGATCGGCTGCAACACCTTCCCGACCTGGAACGGCTACCCGGGCCTGTTCGCCTCGCTGGCCACCGGCAACCCCGTCGTGGTCAAGCCGCACCCGCGCGCCGTGCTGCCGCTGGCGCTCACCGTGCGGATCGCCCGCGAGGTGCTGGCCGAGGCCGGCTTCGACCCCAACGTGGTCACGCTGGCCGCCGAGCGGGACGGCCAGGGCGTCGCCAAGACCCTGGCGCTCCACCCGGACGTGCGGATCATCGACTACACCGGCTCCACCGAGTTCGGCGACTGGCTGGAGAAGAACGCCGAGCAGGCCCTGGTCTACACCGAGAAGGCCGGCGTCAACACCGTGGTCATCGACTCCACCGGTGACTACAAGGGCATGCTCAACAACCTGGCCTTCGCGCTCTCGCTCTACACCGGCCAGATGTGCACCACCCCGCAGAACCTGCTGATCCCGCGGGCCGGCATCGAGACCGACCAGGGCCCGAAGAGCTACGACGAGGTGGTGGCCGACCTGGCCCGCGCCATCGAGGGCCTGCTCGGCGACGACGCCCGGGCCACCGCGATCCTCGGCGCCGTGGTCAACCCGGCGGTGCTGCAGCGCAGCGCGGCGGCGGCCGGCGGCGAGTACGGCGACCTGGCACTGGCCCCCCGGGTGATCGAGCACCCCGACTTCCCGGGCGCCACCGTGCGCACCCCGGCGCTGGTCAAGGTCGAGGCGCACAAGCCGGACGACCGCTCGCACTTCCTCACCGAGTGCTTCGGCCCGATCTACTTCGCGGTGGCCACCGAGTCCACCACCGACGCGATCGACCTGCTCCGGCAGACCGTCACCGAGCACGGCGCGATGACCGCCACCGGCTACACCACCTCGCCCGCCGTGGAGCACGCGCTGGTCGAGGCCTGCCTGGACACCGGCGTCTGCCTCTCGCTCAACCTGACCGGCGGGGTCTACCCCAACCAGACCGCCGCCTTCTCCGACCTGCACGGCACCGGCGCCAACCGGGCCGCCAACTCCGCCTACACCGACGCGGCCTTCGTGGCCAACCGGTTCCGCACCGTCGAGGTCCGCCGCCCCGCCTGATCATCCCCCACGAACCGGCGCCCCGGGACGGCTGACCACCAACCGCCGCCCGGGGCGCTGCACGTCTGACGGTCCGTCATGAGATAAAAAAAGATCAGCAACCAACCCGTCAAACAGAGGAATTCTGATGAGCGAGCTGGACCGTCTGATCGACCGCGCCGCCCTGGTCGACGCGGTGACCGCCATCTTCGACACGGTCGACGCCAAGGACTGGGACGCCGCGGAGCGGCTCTTCACCCCGAAGCTGCACGCCGACTTCACCAGCCTGGCCGGCGGCGAGCCCGCCGAGATCACCAACGTCCAGCTGGTGGGCGGCTGGCGGGTCGGCCTGCACGCCCGCAAGGAGAGCTTCCACCTGGCCGCCCACCACCGGGTCACCGTCGACGGCGACACCGCCCACGTGCACGTCAAGGGCTACGCCTACAACGCGCTGGACGCCGAACTCGGCGGCGCCGTCTGGGAGGTGTGGGGCACCTACGAGATCCCCTTCACCCGCACCGCCGACGGCTGGCTGGCCACCGGGCTCACCTTCAACGCCACCCGCACCCGGGGCGACGCGGCGGTCCGCACCCACACCCTCGACTGATCCCGGCCAGCGCGGCCGCCCGCGCACCGGTCCGCCGTCAACTTACCCGCAGCGCCCGGGCGGTGGCCTCGGCGAAGGCCTGCGGGTTGTCCAGCATGATGTTGTGGCCGCAGTCCGGCACCGGCACCACGGCGACGCCGGCCGCCAGCAGCTCCGGCTCCCCGGGCAGCGGGCCGTCGGCGGCCGGGCGCAGGTAGTGGCGGGGGACCGGGAGGTCGAGCAGCAGCTCGCGCATGGTCGGGGTGGTGCCGCGGGCCAGGTGCACGGCGGTGCGGTGCAGCGCCGCGCGGCCGGCCAGCCGCATGGTGGACCACCAGTGCGGGCCGACCCGGTCGCGGACCGTGCGCCAGCCGCCGGCCAGGAACTCCTCCTCGGTGTGGGCGGCGATGCCGCTGGAGCCGGGGCGGGGCGGGTCGAGCGGGACCGGGTCCAGGTTGGCGTCCACCAGCACCAGCCGGGCCACCAGCTCCGGGTGCCGGGCGGCGAGCACGATGGCCACCGCCCCGCCCATGCTGTGCCCCACCAGGTCGACCGGGCCGACGTCCGCCGCCCGCAGCGCCGTGGCCACCGCGTCCGCGTGGTCCTCCAGCGTGTAGCCGAAGTCGGTCGGGCGGTCGCTGATGCCGAAGCCGAGCAGGTCCAGCAGCAGCGAGCGCGGCCCGGCGAGCAGCGGGTGGACCGCCGCCGCGGTGAAGTACGGGCCGGCGCTCGCGCCGAGTCCGTGCAGGTAGACCCGGGCGGGCCGCCCCGCGTCCCCCGGGATGTCGATCCAGCGGATCCGGTCTCCCCCGGGCGTCACCTGGGCGTCGCGCATGTCGTCCCCTCCTCGATGCGGTCATGCGTCTCGATGCGGTCATACATCGCGAGGACTATACATCGATATCGAGGTATAGCGAGGGTGAGGCATACTGCTCTCCATGTTGGAGTTGGCGATCCTCGGATACCTGTACGACCAGCCGCTGCACGGCTACGAGCTGCGCCGCCGGGTCGCGCAGCTCACCGGGCACGTCCGCCCGATCTCCGACGGCACGCTCTACCCGGCGATCAAGCGCCTGGAACAGGCCGGCTGGCTGGGCCGGCAGACCGAGCCCGGCACCCGCGCGGCCCCCCGCCACGTGCTCACCCTCACCGAGCCGGGCCGCGCCGAACTGCGCCGCCGGCTGCGCGAGGCCGAGGGCACGGCGCTCACCGACGAGAACCACTGGTTCACCGTGCTCGCCTTCCTGCGCCACCTCACCGCCCCCGCCGAGCAGGCCGCCGTGCTGCGCCGCCGGCTGGCCTTCCTCAGCGAGCCCAGCAGCTTCTTCCACCAGGGCGAGCGCCCGCTCGGCGCCGAGGAGTTGGACGACCCGTTCCGCCGCGGCGTGCTGCTCATCGCCCGGGCCACCAGCGAGACCGAACTCGCCTGGCTGGCCGACACCCTGGAGTCACTCGACGCGCGGTGACCGCCCGGTGGCGAAGACCGGCCAGCCGATCTCGGTCCGCCAGCGCGAGCGGTCCGCCGTCTCCCGCCGCCCCACCAGGTAGTGCTCGCGCACCGGCCCGGCCACCGCCAGCGCGTGCCGGGCGACGTGGGCGGCCAGCATGCCGTAGGCCCGGTCGTTCTCCTCCGGCGGCCCGGCGTGCGTGATCACCGCCAACTCGACGGCGGGCAGCACCGTTTCGACCACCCGCCCGGCCGGCCGCAGACCCGCCGGACACGGCAGGTACACCGTGGCCTCCCCGCGGTGGTGGGTGAAGACCTCGTCGGCGTAGACCCCGCCGGGCGGACCGTCCGCGGCGGCGCCCTGCGCCTCCAGCACCGCGTACAACTCGCCCAGCGCGCCCTGCAGCCAGAGCCCGGCCCCACTCGCGTCCACCACCTCGCGGATCGCCAGCGCCCTGGTCGCCGGCACGCCGCGCACCTCCACCTCCCCCTGCGGCGGGCCGTCCAGCAGGTCCCGCAGCGCCGTGACGGCCAGTCGGGTGCGGTCCAACTCGCCCTCCAGCCGGGCCAGGTGATTGGCGAGCAGGTCGGCCCTGGCGTTCGGCCCGGGCGCAGTCAGCACTCCCCGCACCTGCTCCAGCGGCATCCCCAGGTCGCGCAGCCGCCGGATCACCTGGGCCGCCGGGATCTGCTCGGCGGTGTAGCGCCGGTAGCCGGTGCGCGGGTCGATGTCGGCCGGCTCCAGCAGTCCGGCCTGGTGGTAGTGGCGCAGCGTCTTGACGGTCAGCAGGGTGGCCCGGGCGAAGTCACCGATCGGCAGCAGCATGCCGCTCATTCTGCGGTCTCCCCCGGGGGGAGAGTGCGGTGGCCCGGCGGCCGTTGACCCTGCCCCGGCCGCACTGCGGAGGCTGGACGCACCAACCCACCGGGAAACGGAGAACACCGTGAACACCACCACCCTGACCGACCTCGTCACCCGCTACCTGGCCGTCTGGGCCGAGCCGGACGCCGCCCGCCGGGCCGCCGCCGTCGCCGAACTCTGGGCCCCCGACGCGGTGCAGCTCACCGAGGAGGCCGAGTTCGCCGGCCACTCGGCGCTCACCGGGCGGGTCGCCGAGGCCCAGCATGCCTTCTGCGCCGAGCGCGGCTGGGCGGTGACCGCCGCCGACGACGCCCGCGCCCACCACGACTGCGCCGCCTTCACCATCCAGCTGGAGCAGGCCGGCGAGCGGCTCTGGGCCGCCCGGGTCTTCCTGCTGCTCGCCGAGGACGGCCGGATCCGCCGCGACCACCACCTGACGGTCCAGGACCTGCAGGTGGGTTGACGGTCCGTCAGCGTGCCGGCCGGAACACCCACAACCGCATCAGCGTGAACCGCGCCGCCGTCGCGCAGGCGTTGGCCACCACCAGGGTGGCCAGCTCGACGCCGTGCGAGGCGTGCGGCTCGGTCGCGGCGAGCAGCCCGATCGCCCCGCTGCTCAGCACCACGCCGATCACGAACGCGGCCCCGCCCTGGAGCTGGTGGCGCAGCGCGTCCTGCCCGCCGCGCACGCCGAAGGTGAAGCGGCGGTTGAGGGTGGTGCTGGCCACCGCGGTCACCGCCTGGGCCAGGAAGTTGGCGGCCAGCGCGGGCATCGCCCCGCGCAGCCAGAGGTAGAGCAGCAGGTAGGACACGGTGCCGACGAAGCCGATCACGGCGAAGCTGGCCAACTGCCGGACCAGGCCCCGCCCCGGCGCGCCGGGCCGCGGCCGGCCCGGCAGTGCGGGGCGGCGGCGGAACGAGGCCCGGGCCATCCGGGCCATCCCCCGCAGGTCGTCCAGCGCGGTGCGCAGCACGTCCACCCGGCTGTCCGGGTCGTCGACCCAGTCCACCGGCACCTCGTGGATCCGCAGCCCGGCCCGTTCGGCCAGCAGCAGCAGTTCGGTGTCGAAGAACCAGGCCTCGTCCTCGACCTCGGCCAGCAGCGGCCGGACCAGCTCGGTGCGGACCGCCTTGAACCCGCACTGGGCGTCGCTGAAGGAGGCCGCCATGGTGGTGCGCAGCAGGGCGTTGTAGCCGCGCGAGACCAGCTCGCGCTTGGCCCCGCGCACCACCGCCGAGCCGCGGTGCAGCCGGGTGCCGATCGCCAGGTCGCTGTGGCCGGTGAGCAGCGGGGCGACCAGCGGCAGGAAGGCGTCCAGGCCGGTGGAGAGGTCCACGTCCATGTAGGCCACCACGTCCGCCGAGCTCTCGCTCCAGACCCGGCGCAGCGCCCGGCCGCGGCCCTTGAGCTCCAGGTGCACCGCCGTCACCCCGGACAGCTCCTCGGCGAGCCCGCGGGCCACCTCCCAGGTGCGGTCGGTGCTGGCGTTGTCGGCGATGGTGATCCGGAACGGGTACGGGAAGGTCTGCTCCAGGTAGCCGTGCAGGCGGCGCACGCTGCGGGCCAGCACGCGCTCCTCGTTGTGGACCGGCACGACCACCTCGACCGTCTGAACGATCGTCAGACCGGTCGGGTCCAGGAGCAGCTCGGAGTCCGTCAT of Kitasatospora viridis contains these proteins:
- a CDS encoding PadR family transcriptional regulator — its product is MLELAILGYLYDQPLHGYELRRRVAQLTGHVRPISDGTLYPAIKRLEQAGWLGRQTEPGTRAAPRHVLTLTEPGRAELRRRLREAEGTALTDENHWFTVLAFLRHLTAPAEQAAVLRRRLAFLSEPSSFFHQGERPLGAEELDDPFRRGVLLIARATSETELAWLADTLESLDAR
- a CDS encoding alpha/beta fold hydrolase; its protein translation is MRDAQVTPGGDRIRWIDIPGDAGRPARVYLHGLGASAGPYFTAAAVHPLLAGPRSLLLDLLGFGISDRPTDFGYTLEDHADAVATALRAADVGPVDLVGHSMGGAVAIVLAARHPELVARLVLVDANLDPVPLDPPRPGSSGIAAHTEEEFLAGGWRTVRDRVGPHWWSTMRLAGRAALHRTAVHLARGTTPTMRELLLDLPVPRHYLRPAADGPLPGEPELLAAGVAVVPVPDCGHNIMLDNPQAFAEATARALRVS
- a CDS encoding nuclear transport factor 2 family protein → MSELDRLIDRAALVDAVTAIFDTVDAKDWDAAERLFTPKLHADFTSLAGGEPAEITNVQLVGGWRVGLHARKESFHLAAHHRVTVDGDTAHVHVKGYAYNALDAELGGAVWEVWGTYEIPFTRTADGWLATGLTFNATRTRGDAAVRTHTLD
- a CDS encoding bifunctional glycosyltransferase family 2/GtrA family protein, whose translation is MTDSELLLDPTGLTIVQTVEVVVPVHNEERVLARSVRRLHGYLEQTFPYPFRITIADNASTDRTWEVARGLAEELSGVTAVHLELKGRGRALRRVWSESSADVVAYMDVDLSTGLDAFLPLVAPLLTGHSDLAIGTRLHRGSAVVRGAKRELVSRGYNALLRTTMAASFSDAQCGFKAVRTELVRPLLAEVEDEAWFFDTELLLLAERAGLRIHEVPVDWVDDPDSRVDVLRTALDDLRGMARMARASFRRRPALPGRPRPGAPGRGLVRQLASFAVIGFVGTVSYLLLYLWLRGAMPALAANFLAQAVTAVASTTLNRRFTFGVRGGQDALRHQLQGGAAFVIGVVLSSGAIGLLAATEPHASHGVELATLVVANACATAARFTLMRLWVFRPAR
- a CDS encoding nuclear transport factor 2 family protein; the encoded protein is MNTTTLTDLVTRYLAVWAEPDAARRAAAVAELWAPDAVQLTEEAEFAGHSALTGRVAEAQHAFCAERGWAVTAADDARAHHDCAAFTIQLEQAGERLWAARVFLLLAEDGRIRRDHHLTVQDLQVG
- a CDS encoding MerR family transcriptional regulator, with protein sequence MSGMLLPIGDFARATLLTVKTLRHYHQAGLLEPADIDPRTGYRRYTAEQIPAAQVIRRLRDLGMPLEQVRGVLTAPGPNARADLLANHLARLEGELDRTRLAVTALRDLLDGPPQGEVEVRGVPATRALAIREVVDASGAGLWLQGALGELYAVLEAQGAAADGPPGGVYADEVFTHHRGEATVYLPCPAGLRPAGRVVETVLPAVELAVITHAGPPEENDRAYGMLAAHVARHALAVAGPVREHYLVGRRETADRSRWRTEIGWPVFATGRSPRVE
- the paaN gene encoding phenylacetic acid degradation protein PaaN, with protein sequence MAPVDDLIARHQETLTRALTALAERDYWTPYPEIAKAYGESAPADGKAAFDALLGTVFTLPGHPGTGETTGTEASPYGIELGIAYPVAETDALLTAAAAAKADWAAASPAARAAVCLEILARINARSHEMAQAVMHTTGQAYAMAFQAGGPHAQDRGLEAVAYAYAEQAKLPARATWTKPQGKRDPLVLTKDFVTVPRGTAVVIGCNTFPTWNGYPGLFASLATGNPVVVKPHPRAVLPLALTVRIAREVLAEAGFDPNVVTLAAERDGQGVAKTLALHPDVRIIDYTGSTEFGDWLEKNAEQALVYTEKAGVNTVVIDSTGDYKGMLNNLAFALSLYTGQMCTTPQNLLIPRAGIETDQGPKSYDEVVADLARAIEGLLGDDARATAILGAVVNPAVLQRSAAAAGGEYGDLALAPRVIEHPDFPGATVRTPALVKVEAHKPDDRSHFLTECFGPIYFAVATESTTDAIDLLRQTVTEHGAMTATGYTTSPAVEHALVEACLDTGVCLSLNLTGGVYPNQTAAFSDLHGTGANRAANSAYTDAAFVANRFRTVEVRRPA